The following proteins are co-located in the Dyadobacter chenwenxiniae genome:
- a CDS encoding sialate O-acetylesterase — MRVVKFLLLLIILSGKAFAQVRLPKLVSDNMVLQRDQPITVWGWATPKEKVTVTCKGTSRSAVTGADGKWTILLPAQPAGTGFEMLVKGKNQVRIKNIAFGDVWLCNGQSNMVINMERVKERFPDDIVTADYPDIRNFFIPTATDLNGPRRDFPNAEWKAASPKDGLGFGAVSYFFARDLYDQYKVPIGIINSSVGGTPIEAWISEGGYKDFTDIQRIIDRNKDTSYVNSRKQKDLNNAPKQPKSTDPGLSEHWESEAYQPKGWRNFNIPGYWEDQGLKDLDGVVWFRREFEVPENWIGKPVKLYMGRIVDADQMFVNGKSIGNVTYQYPPRRYEIPAGLLKSGKNTFVIRVTNSAGKGGFVPDKPYFMTANDQQIDLKGTWQYKVGQVFQSSEMADVKHVPFVAQNQPAALFNAMIAPALPMKLKGFLWYQGESNVGDPKPYGALLPALIHDRRRLWNDERLPFLVVQLPNFQDIDFTPAESNMALLREAQNQALMLDNTAVTVTLDLGEWNDIHPLNKKDIGKRLALSARNLAYGEKNVIYRGPTLKSQRITRDKMLLTFDHVVDGIKSGDQEALRWFSLADNDKKFFWANARIVGKDQVELSSETVKTPKYARYAWQDNPEGINFYNSAGLPASPFRTDSEQLDETKPWKGKKCAVVLTYDDALNVHLDHVIPALDSLDLKGSFYLTASSDAARNRIKDWRAAAANGHELGNHTLYHPCDATGPGMSWVKPEYDLSKYSMARIQDEIRMCNAFLKSIDGLDKRTFAFTCGHKKVAEGEFIQTLSDEFIAARAVRHEMHAFEEQNLMDVDCYSMAEKSGQEMISLVKQAQQSGKLLVFLFHGVGGEHALNVSNRAHSELLHYLKENEKDIYVDTMRNVAGHIQHLKK; from the coding sequence ATGCGCGTTGTTAAGTTTTTATTGTTATTAATCATCCTTTCCGGCAAAGCATTTGCGCAGGTCCGCTTGCCAAAACTGGTCTCGGATAATATGGTTTTGCAGCGCGACCAGCCTATAACTGTTTGGGGTTGGGCGACGCCAAAGGAAAAAGTTACAGTCACGTGTAAAGGCACAAGTCGCAGTGCGGTGACCGGTGCCGATGGCAAATGGACAATCCTGCTGCCCGCGCAACCGGCCGGGACAGGTTTTGAAATGCTGGTAAAAGGCAAAAACCAGGTTCGTATCAAAAATATCGCCTTCGGTGATGTGTGGCTTTGCAATGGACAGAGCAATATGGTGATCAACATGGAGCGTGTGAAGGAACGTTTCCCTGACGATATTGTCACCGCGGATTATCCGGATATCCGCAATTTTTTCATTCCCACAGCAACCGATTTGAATGGGCCCCGGCGAGATTTTCCCAATGCAGAGTGGAAAGCAGCCAGTCCCAAAGACGGGCTGGGCTTTGGCGCTGTTTCCTATTTTTTTGCAAGAGACCTTTACGATCAATACAAAGTGCCCATCGGCATCATTAACAGTTCGGTGGGAGGCACGCCGATCGAGGCATGGATCAGTGAAGGCGGTTATAAAGATTTTACTGACATTCAAAGGATTATTGATAGAAACAAAGATACTTCCTATGTGAATTCAAGGAAGCAGAAGGATTTAAACAATGCGCCAAAGCAGCCCAAGTCAACCGATCCCGGACTAAGCGAACATTGGGAAAGCGAGGCATATCAGCCAAAAGGATGGCGGAACTTCAACATTCCAGGTTACTGGGAAGATCAGGGGCTGAAAGATCTCGATGGTGTGGTCTGGTTTCGCAGGGAATTTGAGGTGCCCGAAAACTGGATCGGCAAGCCGGTGAAGCTCTACATGGGGCGCATCGTGGATGCAGATCAGATGTTTGTCAACGGAAAAAGTATTGGGAATGTGACCTATCAATATCCGCCCCGGCGATATGAGATTCCGGCAGGTTTGTTGAAATCGGGTAAGAATACATTTGTGATCCGGGTTACAAACTCGGCAGGAAAGGGCGGTTTTGTGCCTGATAAGCCGTATTTTATGACAGCGAATGATCAGCAGATCGATCTTAAGGGCACTTGGCAATATAAGGTCGGCCAGGTTTTTCAGTCCAGCGAAATGGCGGATGTCAAGCATGTTCCTTTCGTCGCCCAAAATCAGCCTGCTGCACTTTTCAATGCGATGATCGCCCCGGCTCTGCCTATGAAACTGAAAGGTTTTCTCTGGTATCAGGGCGAGTCGAATGTAGGCGATCCAAAACCTTATGGCGCACTCCTGCCCGCATTGATCCATGACCGGCGCAGGCTCTGGAACGATGAGAGGTTACCTTTTCTGGTGGTGCAGCTTCCCAACTTTCAGGATATAGATTTCACACCCGCCGAAAGCAATATGGCGTTGCTGCGTGAAGCGCAGAACCAGGCATTAATGTTGGATAACACCGCCGTCACTGTCACGTTAGATCTGGGAGAGTGGAACGACATTCATCCGTTAAACAAAAAAGACATTGGGAAAAGACTGGCGCTCTCTGCCAGAAACCTGGCATACGGAGAAAAAAATGTGATTTACAGAGGGCCAACGCTTAAATCACAGCGCATCACACGAGACAAAATGCTCTTAACGTTCGATCATGTTGTCGATGGCATAAAGTCTGGTGACCAGGAAGCATTGCGCTGGTTTTCACTAGCGGATAATGATAAGAAATTTTTCTGGGCCAATGCAAGAATTGTAGGCAAAGACCAGGTCGAACTAAGCAGCGAAACGGTTAAGACACCCAAATACGCTCGTTATGCCTGGCAGGACAATCCCGAAGGCATTAACTTTTACAATTCAGCCGGTCTGCCCGCGTCACCATTCCGGACGGATAGTGAGCAACTGGACGAAACCAAACCCTGGAAAGGGAAAAAGTGCGCCGTTGTGCTGACTTATGACGACGCATTGAATGTCCATCTGGATCATGTGATACCAGCACTGGATTCGCTTGACCTGAAAGGATCATTTTATTTAACCGCTTCATCGGATGCGGCGCGTAACCGGATCAAAGACTGGAGAGCAGCCGCTGCAAACGGACATGAACTCGGAAATCACACCCTTTATCACCCCTGCGATGCAACCGGGCCCGGCATGAGCTGGGTGAAACCCGAGTATGACCTCAGCAAGTATAGCATGGCCAGGATTCAGGATGAGATCCGGATGTGTAACGCATTTTTGAAATCGATCGATGGCCTGGACAAGCGCACATTTGCATTCACATGCGGCCACAAAAAAGTTGCAGAAGGAGAATTTATACAGACACTCTCCGACGAATTTATAGCCGCAAGAGCGGTAAGACATGAAATGCACGCTTTTGAGGAACAAAACCTGATGG